ccatttccATCCCTTTTCCCCAACCACATATTGTGTGTAAGACTGAAGGCTTCACATCAGTCTTCTCATATTAATTGTGTGTGTCATACAAATTACTAAGGTACCATTAGGTATCATATGTGCTTATTAAGATTGGGTATTGTTTTTCTGTGCCCTCTCATTAGAAATATACAGAGGTCTGTATGTCAGAGTAGTTCTCCATTTGTCACAATGCATACAGACACACTTTAATTTTGCAGAATCTCATTCTGTGTTGATCTGCTTATGAATCTCAGTGAGCAACACCTGGGCAGGTCTCCACTACAGCagggatcgacgctctgagatcgatccaccggcgtTCGATTTAGCAGATCGCGCTCCAGTCGATCCCTGTACTGTAccccgatgagaagagtaaggtaagtcgacgggagactttctcccgtcgaccccccgcggtaactcgacctaaggtacgttgacTGCAGCTACATTATTcgcgtagctggagttgcatagcgtagttcgacttaccacagtagtgtagacatagcctgaaacACAAAGGTACTTGATAGAGAGAGCAGTTTTCCACTGATTTAATGATTTGTTGCTCTGTGCTTGTTTTACAGGCCAAAGTTCAAAAAATGTCAGTTCATCTCCAAGCATAGAGAGCTTGTCTGCAGGACGTGAATGCACAGGATCTCCTCCTTTGTCTGCATCCAAGAAAGATTTCTTTTTCAGCACCATCTCCCGCTCTCGTTCCCACAGCAAAACTATGGGCAGAAAAGAGTCTGTAAGTTCTTGAACATTGTGAGCTGGTTGTGTTTTAGGGTTTTCTCCATGACACATTGTTTCATTTATTGTAAttgattatttttcttattaattaagcatttgcatttgaaaatattCCCCAAGCAGAAAttaatgacaaaacaaaaatcactgaagatatttgtatatatattttgctAAATAGCATCTGCTCTTTACACTCAATCTCACAACCCAAATTTATCTTCTGAAGCCCCTGAAAGTCTCTCGTGGGCCAGATGAGAGGAGAGACTCCTACAAGTTCATTTATTTCATTAGACCTCAGGGGTGGGCCCGAAACTAATAAACAGTTCAGAGACAGACTTTATAATCATCAGATCCAAATGTATCCATCTGGTGCCCCGCAAATTCCCTAATATGTTCAAGGTttcccacatctgtatcctacaATGACAGTTATATCTCCAGGCAGCCACTTTCTTAAGACACGAgaaattcttatttaaaaaacttGTTGCTTTCATTTAAGGAAATCTGCTGATGTGGTAGGTGCTGTGTAAGAACTTACCACCTTACTAAAGAGCTGAGAAGAGATCTAGGTTGATTAATCTTATATGTTATGGGAGCAGGCTCcttcactgaaataaaaattaattactttaaacttaaaaaaacattttcttcagcCATCGGCCTCACATAGTCTTTCTGATTGTTAGAGCAATATTTATGTATTGAAAAACTGTAGAGTTTTTTGCTCAAAAATGGAGGCAAAATGTAaattttctgtgtttttacaaATTTATGTTGATAGAATTTCCTGTTAATTTCACCAAATAGTAACTGTAAGAGGAAAATTTTTGTACTATACCAAAACTTTCAATATTCAGAGATCCCAGAAATACAAATGCACAATGGTAAGTTAAAGACAAAATGGAAACGTTAACTGTGAATGTCATAACTTTAAAGTTTTAACCCTAAGATTACAAATAATATAGATTTTTCTGTTTGGTATTTAAAATTTGCTGCCTTGCTGGAAAAgttgttaaaaaaatattatatttttaatttaagacCTTACCTActtgtttttcaaatgaaaaaaaacacatCCATTCAGCTTTTTACTCAGCTCTGTTCAAACAATATACTGGGAATAATGAAGACACTGAAGTGCAGGttatttgctttttccttttattgGGGTGCCTAAAGACACAAGtatataaggccttgtctacactggcaagtttctgcacagtaaagcagctttctgctgtgtaactcccgaggtgtacacactgccaagccacttagtgcgcagaaactaagagacgagaggcgtacagctttctgtgcCAGGGCTACAGCACCTCAGTGCCAGTGTACACACCCTGGTTGATTACagtgctgcgattggcctccgggaggtgtcccacaatgcctgatcTCGCCTCtttggtcatcggtttgaactctactgacCAGCTCTCAGGTGACCAGccatgagccccaccccttaaattcttagggaattttgaaagtcccattCCTGTTTGCTTGATGACATGTGCAGTGGTCTTAGCACATCTTTCCGGTGGCCAtccctgctccatgcaccaggcaatcccccgcttggagcaatgccgagctgctggacctcatcggcatttggggagaggaggctgtccagttccagctgcactccagccataggaattatgatacctatggacagatttcatgatgcatgacagaaaggggccatgactgggacacactgcagtgcagggtcaaagtgaaggcaCTACGGAATGCCTACTACGAGGAgcaggaggcaaaccgccgctccagtgctgcgcccacgagctgctggttctacaaagagctggacgtgatactcggTGGTGACCTCACCTCCACTGCGAaagccactgtggatacttcggtggctcgcgtgccagtcgagagtggaccgagccaagaggaggaaatcttggacgaggatgtcgAGGGCGAGGGAGACCCAGAAGCAGAGgacgactcggaggtcagagatgcatgcagccaggaccTCTTCTCTAtcccagaggaggctagccagtcacagctgtcggaggttggcaaagcacaaacaggagaggaggcccctggtaagtggctttgattttgggaatcgctgaagagagctgttgggggcaggagggttgcagaaagcaggcttgtgtctgtatgatacacgtaccaccacatgcctagtctgagcagtggaacagggtgttgattgactccctcacttcacgagaatctgcctcagagatctccacaaaactctcatggagatactgggcaatccgctgccgcaggttccTTGGTagaactgctttgtttcttgccccattaagggtaacatTCCCACGCCACTCTGCCGTCACGGGGAtggtggggggaccattgctgcacacaggcgagccacataggggccagggcagaagccgcagtcttagagaagaccctcccttgattccctgctcaccctcagtagcgagatatcttccataatgaacagagcctgtggaaaatgtgggtacagtaatgattataagccatcttcatccccccctcccccccacaaagtGCTGGcactccccaagagccatgtgcccagtgtacagtatggtcctggaacactgatttccccagCCCCtatggttactcaccattttgggggtcttgtggctcacgtGTGCTTGCCTGGGATCAGCCAGTTAGTGGTAGGTATGTGAATAgtgtctgtgttttaaatcactgaatcagtggtccgtgtgttgcaaacaatactgcttttatcaaatgttgcattttggcttcacaggtATGACCATGGGAGCCCAgtctccctctttgttatcgctggttgaatggctgcgcagaattagaaagcagccacgaAGAGCTAAGGAGGACTTTTtgcatgatgtcatgatgcactccgtgGCTGAGAAGCagaaattgaaggagtggcgggactgcgagaagagggaccaaaaggagaacgtggcacaccagaaagaagccactgAGTGGCTCTTAAACcttatggagcgccaagtggacatGCTCCAGGCACTACTAGCGctgcaaaccaagcagctccgcacccgccctcccctgcagccgctatCACAATACTCTTTCCCATGGATTCCCCAGTcaccaccaacacactcttatcaacctcctggctccagtctgtacctgctgcattccactcctgccccatcacagtccagcactgcggactccCCGTACTCACTTCACTCAacatccatccctctgcagtttagccttgctgaagtacagtacctgctgcactgtactccagaggagaaggttggatatgatccctggacataaacaaatatttaaccatcctgggaccctccctccctcctgggacccttccttcccccatctccctcagtgttgatgtggttttttgtttctctctcccatctggtggttattttttaataaaagaatggttttggtttgaaagcaagctttattccattaattgaaagcaaaaaggggccctgcaaagcaacaggcaattttcttacacTTTCGtatgcatcgtctgcaccaatcacaatcacctcctagcattacaagcactgcactcccgagcatagcaacaaatattagtgcctttcagcttcaaattgctgcctcaaggcatccctgatccttatggccccacgctgCGCCTCTCTAATGGccttggtctctggctgttcaaattcagcctccaggcactgagcctcagcagtccaaccctgagtgaagctttcacccttcccttcacaaatattctggagcgtacagcacgagactataagcataggaatattatcatcggccaggtccagcctcccatataggcagcgcctgcggccctttaaatggccaaaagcacactcaacagccgttctgcacttgctcagcctgctgttgaaccgctccttgctgttgtcaaggtgccccgtgtatggcttcataagccacggcattaagggggaggcggggtctcccaggatcacagtgggcatttcgacttcccctacagtgatcttctggtctgggaagaaagtccctgcttgcagcttcctgaacaggacagtgttctgaaagatgcgtgtgtcatcTACCTTTCTGGATGAGCCTGCATTAGTGTCTGTGacccacaagcgcctggagaaccattgagaaataccccttccgattaatgtactcggtggctagatGGTCTGGTGCCACAATTGgaatatgtgttccatctatcgccccttaACAGtaagggaagcccatttgtgcaaagccatccacaatgtcctgcacgttgcccagagtcacagtctttcagagcaggatgcgattaatggcccttcACAGTTCTATCAACACAAGTCCAACGATCGACTTTCCCATTCCGAACTGGTTAGAgactgattggtagcagtctggagtagccagcttccacagtgcaatcgccacacgCTTCTCCAGCGACAGGgaagctctcattctcatgtccttgcgccgcagggctggggtgagctcgtAATAcggtcccatgaatgtggctttcctcatccgaaagttctgcagccactgctcatcatcccagaagtgcatcacgatgtgatcccaccactcagtgcttgttccctgagcccaaaagcggcgttccactgtggtcagcacctccgtgaatgccacaagcaatctcgtgtcatagccACTACACGTGGCAAGATCAATGTTGAACTCCTTTTGCCTTTGTACTtgaaggaataactccactgccacttgtgacatGTTAGTGAGAGTGAGCAACATATTGAtgaacagtgcgggatccattcccgCAGAACGAAGAGGCAGGGCACTCAGTACACAGAcggttgaaagatggcaccaaatgcagacggaagcacagggattgctgggatgcgaagcaatggaagacggggcattgggacaggaacCAGGATGCCCCGTGactccctccaccttcccacaactcttagcggcagaagaggggtggccagggctggcttagactttctggggcccgggtccaagcccaagggcttcacccctgggcagcaggactcaggttacaggccccctgcctggggctgaagcccctgggCTTCAACTTTgggcccccagcctggggaggtgcggctttggctttgccccccaccccaggttggGGGGCTTGGGTGGACTCAGGCTtgggtcccccttcctggggccctgtagtaatttttgttgtcagaaggaggtcacggtgcaatgaagtttgagaacccctggaatagAGCTCTGGGATCATTTCCTCTCATAACCTATCTCCCCCTCCCTACGAGCAGACTGTGGAGGAAAATTGGACAGatttccagcccttcatttctcaTTATAATCACCTTCCTTCAACTACAAGAATTAAGAACAATCAGTTCCTGTTCTTGGCAAATAGCAGGGCTGACTAGCTCTTAGTTTTGGCAAACATTGGAGCTGTCTGACACCTGTCTCTGGCAGGAGATATTGGGGTTGGCTTTTGGCCACAAAGAAGTGTTAAGATGGAAACTGTTGTATCCAAGATTATTGTTGGCCTTATCAGCTGTTTCCTTACATCTCAGGTTTGACTTAAGTGACACCATCAGACATACAATTTTCCTCCTATATATACTATCGTCTCTTTGTCAGGGGGTTAATGTTTGTGATTTATATAACCCATCGAACTGGTTAGAAGTTGATTGCAAGTACCTGTACAAATCTTAGAAAAACAGAtgtctgaggcttggtctacactacaaacttgtgttggtataattacatcacttgGGTGGGTGGAAAAtcgacacagttatactgatctagcccccagtgcagaaagcactttgtcaacaggagaagcccttccACTAACACAGCTTCTACCTCTGAGGGAAGTGGAGTATCTCTACCCACAGGAGAAGCTCCCCCATAGGCATAGGTAGTATCTTCACTAATgactacagaggcacagctgcaccagtgtagacaagccctgggatCTGCATTTTGCGTAACACGTCCGAAAATCAAACCACTGATTTAGCTGCCTCATTTCAGGCACCCACGTTTGACAATTTTGGCCATAGACTACAAAGCATAAAATGCCAAGAGGATAACAAAATAAATAGGGGTGGCAATAAcatcatatacacacacacgtattgTCCTTGAgtagaagtatttccttttgtgcATTTTGTACAATCCTGTAAGCTTAGAGACTTTTTATTACTTCCATCAACCTTTTATGTGGgctaaattatttctttaaactCCTAAATGTAGTGTTTTAACAAAATGTTTGTGAATTCGTATTTAACATGTACCTCGCATTTATTCAGAAATACAAATGTCCCAGTGCAATGCCCTTTTCTTAATGACAATCAAAACATTCCTAGAAATGAATGTGATATAATTTAAACTATTATTATAACTGCTTAATGAGTTTATAAATGTTTTCTTGTAAAATCTCATTGCTTAATCAATAGTTTGGGGTTTGCTGGGTCTaatataaaaaacccacctctgctgACATTTGAGTGTTGTGTATTAAGTTTAATGAATCAATCTGAAACTGTAATTTATATTTCAGGAGATTTTCCAGCTTTGCCATTCTGATGTGATTATCTTGATTTTGATTTGAGGCCAAATTCAATTCAGACACTTGAAACTTGGCATTTGTTTAGTTTTTCAATGCCATTCTAACCTTGGAAATAGAAAGCACTTAAATCTGACAGGCTGCCAGGTCATCTGACCAAAGTTTGTAGGGTACTTTTTAGATCTGTTGGAACTGTTGCACTgttttcagtttccttccttatgTAGCCACAGCATTGCTGTTACTCAGATGAAAGAGCTGTGTGAGCATCAGGAAAATAAATGTCTTATAAAATAAGCTTTCTCTCTCACATATTTATGTATTGACATGTTTATGTAATTTTTGTAAAAAGGTTTTTGATGACACCATCATAGTCGGCTATTACACATCTTCATGCTTCAAGTaattccatttaaataaaaacaactgtGGTGGGGTAAAAGCAGGAAGTGAATTTCTAGGAAGCTTAACAAGAAGTTATACAAATGAAAACTATggttcagcggttctcaaattatGTGTtgagaccccaaagtgggtcacgaccccatgtTAATGGGGTTTCCAGGGctagcttagacttgctggggccaggggccaaagccaaagcctgagccccactgtctgGTGCCAAAGCCttagggcttcagccttgggcagtTGGGCTGAaattacaggccccctgcctggggctgaagcccttggactttggcACTCCCACCCAAGGTGGCAGGGATTGGGCGGGCtaaggcttcagtcccccctccgggggtcgtgaagtaatttttgttgtcagaagcgggttgcggtgcaatgatgTTTGAGAACCCCCTGCTCTAGTTACATAAGGTGAATGAGATTACAACAAAACCATATTGTTTTTCAGCCATATCTGAGGTCAATATGATGACATACAGATCAGATTGGTAAAGCCATTTGGAAGACTTTCGAAATGTGTAGAACAGCCAATAATCTGTACTGGTTAAAAGAGGGTTAAATAGTTAAGTCCTGCtgaaatcatgtgttccagtaaTAATGCCTATTTCCACATCCTGACCCATCTCTACATAGTAACAGTGTAGAATTACATAATTTGGCAGAAGGCAATAAGAGGTTTTAAAAGTATTGGACAATAATTGGTGGCTGCTAGGGAAGATGCaataaaatttcaaaatcttgacTGATTGGAGGCTCTGGGTAAAATctacaaaagtgcctaaatgacttaggagctgaggtcccattttcaaaagtgacataggcgTTTAGAAGCCCAAATCACATTTACATCCAACGTGAATGGGATCTAGGctccttaggcacttttgaaaattttaccctctgccttttttctctctttaaattaTCTAATAGTTTACCTGAGTTTCCATTTTTGCAAATGTTCAGAAACTGACTGGactcttataaaaaaaaaatatgtacagtGCCATTCCAAATCTAAATGATTTGTTTATTTTCTCCTTGAAAGAAATTGTAGTTTTATATTTCAATTTAGGATGTGTTGCAATTTTTTCATGTTCAGTTAAATCAAGCTTCTCCCCACAAAAACACAGATCTTGTACTTTTATTGTAGCAAGTTAGTGTAAATGTTTACATTCGTAAATGTTTTGAGTCCTTGCATAATTACTATACTTAAGCATTACCCTTCTTAAATTCTGAACATTATAATCAGAGCTCTTAAAAGATCTAAATAATGAGGTCCAATTCCAAAACTGCATACTGAATCATGAATCACATCACAGAACAAATGTATCATTTGGAATAGAGAATATTTCACTTGAACTGTTATGTAGCTGATGCTTAAGAACCATTTTTAagtgaataaaatataaatagtGGTTGAATAAATCTAGTATATTTAACAAGCAAATGGAAAGACTGAAATATTGCTCATGGTGTATTGTGTTTCATAATTCATAAATATTcacaaaaatgtcttttttacATTATGAATCAAATCAACATTTTGCAGTGGCAAAAGAAATCACTTGTGAAAACTAAATGAGAATTTATTATTTGGGGTCATTAATCTATAACAAAAGATATGCTTTGGGAATTATTAATAAAAGACTAGATGGAGGCAATATTGTAACTAGAGcagcaaaaataagaaaaaaaatattgcaaaaatatatCACACCTAGTAGGCAATTCAGTAACATTTTAGAAACACAATGTAGGAGCACAATACATGCACTGTATTCACTCCAGAAATATATGGATTCAAGAATACTTAGTATCTTATTTCAAAGATCTTTAACATCCAAAAACTTGtttcttgggatttttttaaaattatggacAGAATACTATGACTGTTTCAGTCTCACATTTGTCCTACAGTCACTATATGTATATCTAGAATTAAAAGCAAAAAGCCAGCCAAACATAATAGTAAAATAATCataatgggaaaaaaacaaatcagaaatcTCCCTAGTTCGTTTATATATTTATTGTCATTTCTTTGGTACTCATCACCATATAATCTGAGCACCTACTTATGGATATAAAAGCAATATtacagtaagatttttttaaaaagtattataaGCAATGTGTGCAACGATGCTTATACCCGAGTATTGGCTATTTCAGAGTTTTATAGGTTCATTTGCACCCACAGCAACCATTAATCCCCACTAAAGTGACAAACCTGCGTGATGCTGCGACACCATATCCCTGGTCACAGTGCCCAGAGTGGAGAGGTGGGCCCAGCCTCACGCCACTGCCGGGTGAGTGTGAGGTGTGCTCACTCTCCAAACCCTGCCCTCCACACTGAGCCTGGATTAGGGTTGCCATGCCATGGCAGAGGGTGCTGCTGAGCCAGACCAGTGCCCCAGTTGACTGCAACAAGAAACGCTTAGTAGAGTGCACCCATGGAATCGTGAGGCTCCATCTGCTCCTGTTATAGATAAATTTTACCAGAATTTCTGTTCTAGGGGGCCATTTCCAATTCTTTATTCCCTTTTCAGTTTTTATATCTAGCTAAATTTGCCAGATTTGTTGTCAGTCTGGGCATAATTTGTATTCTACATCATGGGCACCTTGTGATCCATGACCCATTACAACTGGGGGTTTTCCTCCTTTTCAAAGCATGGAGCCCTCTCTCTCCTtgtttgttgggggttttttttttaaccaaagaagCCCTCTCTAGCTTCAGGATGTACTGCCAGCAGGTGGAGCTGTTCAGAGAATGAATTGACTCTCTTAACTCCCCAGTGTCTTGTCTCCACTGGAAGAGGCAGGAAGTTCCCTTCGATTCTCCTTTCTCTGTCTCCAGGCAGGAGCTTTTCCCAagatatgtatatttttattttttaccctcTCCTTGGTGCTCCCTTGGTAGGGAGAAGATACTTTTAAAACAGGACTCTGCCGGACAGTGGTATTGCAAGAAAAAACCCAGCAGCGTAGCAAGCTCAGCTCGGATCAAAGAGGCTTCTGCTGGTGGATCAATTGTGCAGTATTACACCACTCTGCAGTAATGTGGCACACAAGCCTTACGCCGTCTGGGGGCACAGATTCAGCAGTGGGAACCAGCTTTTCAGAACCTCCAAGCCAGGGACCCCTGACCACTTGGTGCTCCAGGCCAAAGTAAAACATGGCAACAAGGGCTGACTACAGCAATAGCAGTGTGGCAGGCAAGCCTTCACTTGTTTGAGGCTGAAATTCAGCAGCAGGTCCTGGCATTTGGGAAACAACAAGCCCGAGGTCCTTGGCTGTTTTGTGTCTTCCCCCCGCTTTCTTCTTCTGACTGAAGTGAAATATAGTGTCCAGGAGCATCTTCAAGAAGCTGCTAACGCAGAGGATTAGGAAAAACCCACAGCACAGGACGCCCTGCTCCTTTCAGACTGCTGCAGTAACTAGGTATTTTTGACCCAATTATTCCAACAAGGGTCTTACACAATCCTTGTTATGACCGGTATCTTGAACCCATGCCCTGTCAGTGATTCTGTCAGTCCCTCTCTCctcggggagggagggcaggcgtGACTCCCAGAGGTTCTGAAACCAAAACAACAGGTTTAAAAAACCACTCAAATGGCTGAGGTTCTCCATATTTGGTACCAGTTTCCATTATATCAAGGCAGTCCGAGGGTTCTGTGCACTGGTCATGGTGCACCTCTGAACGCTACAAATTTTTGTGATTATCGGAACCACGAATCAGATTCTCTGGGCGGCCCTGTTCTTTTCTgcagcactgtggaagctgagaTAGTCCCACTCAATTCCAAGCAAGAGGTTGTCCTAGGACACTCATCAGaacacctttttaaaattatagcaGCTAGAAAGGTGATTCTCCTTAAGTTTCCATCCAGAATTGGTTGCCGCTCATGAAATGTAACACCAGGGCTACTGTTGCATGCTAGAGCAAAAGCTAAAAATCTGGAATAAAGCAGGAGGAATTCTCTTTCCTGGAGCTGAAAGTTTTGCTGACTATGTATTACATTGATTGTTTGTTTATAGTACTGCCAACTATTTGCTGGGTGTTTTCCAAGCCCTCATAAAGGACAGTGTCTGCTCTGAGGAGCTCACAACATAAGGCATCTAAGGATTAAAACCACATACATTTGAGCAAAAGAGCAGTATGTAGGTTACTTATTTAAGCAGCTGCCACTGGGATGCTATTGAATGAGAACTAAATCATTTGAAGTTAACAGAAAAGTAGTGGCCTAGGAACCCATGGTCTCAGACTCGTTCAGATGTCAGTTCAGCATCCTTGAAACTCCTGATTAGTGGGAAATTCTATTCCAGGATCCCCTCAAACTTTCACACCTACAGCACATTGAACTGAAGAGGTTTTACCTTCTAGAGCATGAATATTCAGGAAAGCTCATGAACTTCCTCCTCAAGTCTATAAACGGTCTTCAAATCTGGGCATTTCAAGAGTTCTGAGAACTTGAACCTGATGCTCTTGAAAGGACAAAGTTCCCCTGTATCTCACAACCAGGGGCATATTGCAGTTCTTTCTAGATGGGCTCTTGATTGGGTTTGAATCCTACCTTCCTGAAGGACCAAGGCTCAGTGTTAGGAGACATATTCCTTGTAGCACATTCCTTCTATGTCTATCCCTTCTTTAGCAGCACACTCACGTTTCCCAGGACCTTCAAGCTGTGTCTCTTCAATATCTGTCTGGAATCCTTATGTGCACCTTTTCCCTGGTGAGGTGACTCTCAGGCCTGCACCAGGATTCTCTGGTTTTCACTTGAACCAGTCTCTTTTAATTTGCTTTCCTTGTGTTCTAAGCCCTTCCACTACCAGGATAATTAGTTTCACTCTTGAACTGTGATTGAGACATTCAAATTCTGTTTATGTAAATCTAAAGCTTGAAGAAAATGTTAGGATTAGTTGGCTGCCTAAGGAAGGGTGCAAATCGTTCACTATTTCCAGCTGGATAAATTCAGGAATTTGTCAGGCCTCCTACAGATTTTTCACAAATTACACTCCGCTTCCCTTTCTCACTTATTCAGGAACTCATTTATTCAGGAACCTCGCCATTTCCTGGCAGGACAACACAGTACTTCATTCAAGCAATTTTACTGTTTGGCTGCCCAGTCTCAGTCTCCTTTCCTTTATCTGTTACTTTAAAATAGAAGTGTTGTCTTTGTCTGATATTATTTTTGGACAAatggttctgcagtttcattcTTGGTTTTCTTCATTAAAGCCTTTCATATGatggaggaaggagaaagaataaaagcaaaaaaTCCAGACAAACGAAAAACAATCTTTGGATAAGAGTTTTTTCCCTCTCAATtcaattttcttcattttttttagtttCCCTCCTGTTTGTGGGGATTTGTTTTGCTGTTGACTATAACCCACTTAGAAAATATCACAGAATAGCAGTGAAAGGTATAATTCACTTAGCTAGCTGTAATTTTTCATTCTCTGAATTGGGTGCATGTTGCTTCATGGCCCTCCAGCCACAGCGTCACTTACTTTTGCATCACATGCCAGTTGGAAGGGAAATGTTGTACTCTGTCCTTTTTCTCTTGCAGAGCattcctgcagagagagagacagagaaatggGATTTCCTCATATTGGGATATAAgtcttcatttccatttttttgtatAATAAATTAATAAGATGCAAAAGATGAAGTATCCTGCCTGGAAACAGAAAATCTTTCATAATGATTATAAATC
The window above is part of the Chelonia mydas isolate rCheMyd1 chromosome 2, rCheMyd1.pri.v2, whole genome shotgun sequence genome. Proteins encoded here:
- the LOC122464695 gene encoding uncharacterized protein LOC122464695, which gives rise to MTERGHDWDTLQCRVKVKALRNAYYEEQEANRRSSAAPTSCWFYKELDVILGGDLTSTAKATVDTSVARVPVESGPSQEEEILDEDVEGEGDPEAEDDSEVRDACSQDLFSIPEEASQSQLSEVGKAQTGEEAPGMTMGAQSPSLLSLVEWLRRIRKQPRRAKEDFLHDVMMHSVAEKQKLKEWRDCEKRDQKENVAHQKEATEWLLNLMERQVDMLQALLALQTKQLRTRPPLQPLSQYSFPWIPQSPPTHSYQPPGSSLYLLHSTPAPSQSSTADSPYSLHSTSIPLQFSLAEVQYLLHCTPEEKVGYDPWT